From Paraburkholderia fungorum, the proteins below share one genomic window:
- a CDS encoding ribonuclease encodes MKRAWVFSCILALSAILGGCGKGGSQNATQDAGASASQAASQPGQTASDAAAASGAKVPGALPAVTQAQLPGEAAETLRLIKAGGPYPFGEDGVLFRNSAALLPEHPRGYYHAYTVRTPGAADRGQRRIVCGGPRKQTGDCYYTEDYYTSFKRIAG; translated from the coding sequence GTGAAACGAGCATGGGTTTTTTCCTGCATCCTTGCCTTGAGCGCGATCCTCGGTGGATGCGGCAAAGGCGGATCGCAAAATGCGACTCAGGACGCGGGCGCGTCCGCGAGTCAGGCGGCGAGCCAGCCTGGGCAAACCGCGAGCGACGCAGCGGCCGCATCGGGCGCCAAGGTGCCGGGTGCGCTGCCTGCCGTCACTCAGGCGCAGTTGCCGGGCGAAGCCGCCGAAACACTGCGTCTGATCAAGGCTGGCGGTCCTTACCCTTTCGGTGAGGACGGTGTGCTGTTTCGCAATAGCGCGGCATTGCTGCCGGAACATCCACGCGGCTATTACCACGCTTACACGGTTCGCACGCCGGGCGCGGCGGATCGTGGGCAGCGCCGCATCGTGTGTGGCGGACCACGCAAACAGACCGGCGATTGCTATTACACCGAGGATTACTACACCAGCTTCAAACGCATCGCGGGATAG
- a CDS encoding Ig-like domain-containing protein, which produces MSKFLDFRREMLGIALLTLLAGCGGGSSDATTSSTAIAVTNVSVAPTSVTLALGNSGTFAATVTPADATDAAVTWTSSDATVATVSGSGVATCVAQGSSTIKASTANGQEGDGTLTCEKPFSVLEFLKLKSYQDSTGVHSITDAWFGTLGISPLNLIYSSNLVTCPLTTCTDEYEVDATKVAAEAASADSTGSTPVSLDLEVWDSDRFTPTVATGNGKTIVQNLSDAVSAFKADNPGAVVGLYAEVPQNTFTWSATSEQTYDSLNPQYASVAALVDYYSPSLYNYGYDGTASGDATWNSAAVYAVDQSRAFDTLNGTSKKVLPYITPVWTDSTGTTHILTYDQMMYRLNALKAAGADGCILWISSEQIDPSTGVLLIIDTTAGWFKAVIDFKAANL; this is translated from the coding sequence TTGTCGAAGTTTCTGGATTTTCGCCGCGAGATGTTAGGGATCGCGCTTCTTACGCTTCTGGCAGGTTGCGGCGGCGGGAGTAGTGATGCCACGACATCGTCGACTGCGATTGCCGTCACTAACGTATCCGTCGCCCCCACGTCGGTTACTTTGGCGCTGGGTAACAGCGGCACCTTCGCAGCAACCGTCACGCCCGCCGACGCAACAGACGCGGCCGTCACGTGGACAAGCAGCGACGCAACAGTCGCGACCGTTTCCGGTAGCGGAGTAGCGACGTGCGTCGCGCAGGGATCATCGACGATCAAGGCATCGACGGCAAACGGGCAGGAAGGCGATGGAACGCTCACCTGCGAAAAACCGTTTTCCGTGCTGGAGTTTCTCAAGCTGAAGTCGTATCAGGACTCGACGGGCGTGCACTCGATCACCGACGCCTGGTTCGGGACGCTCGGCATCTCGCCGCTGAATCTGATCTACTCGAGCAACCTGGTCACGTGCCCGCTCACGACTTGCACTGACGAATACGAGGTCGATGCGACGAAGGTCGCTGCGGAGGCGGCGAGCGCGGATTCCACCGGCAGCACTCCGGTGTCGCTCGATCTGGAAGTGTGGGATTCGGACCGCTTCACGCCGACGGTGGCAACCGGAAACGGCAAGACGATCGTACAGAATCTGAGCGATGCCGTGTCGGCGTTCAAGGCCGACAATCCCGGCGCCGTGGTGGGCCTCTACGCCGAGGTCCCGCAGAACACGTTCACCTGGAGCGCGACGTCGGAACAAACCTATGACAGTCTGAATCCGCAATACGCATCGGTGGCGGCGCTGGTGGACTACTACAGTCCCTCGCTTTACAACTACGGGTATGACGGAACCGCGAGTGGCGACGCAACCTGGAATTCAGCGGCGGTGTATGCCGTTGACCAGTCGCGCGCGTTCGACACCCTCAATGGCACGAGCAAGAAAGTCCTTCCGTATATCACGCCGGTCTGGACCGACAGTACCGGAACGACCCACATTCTGACCTACGATCAGATGATGTACCGGCTGAACGCGCTGAAGGCGGCCGGCGCGGACGGCTGCATTCTGTGGATATCGAGTGAGCAGATCGACCCGTCAACGGGCGTGCTGCTGATTATCGACACCACGGCAGGATGGTTCAAGGCGGTCATCGATTTCAAGGCGGCGAATCTTTGA
- a CDS encoding xanthine dehydrogenase family protein molybdopterin-binding subunit, protein MPILKDAMQAVMKKAIALAPDSFIPGGRPDPLINHKHGLIGASISRIDGPLKVSGRAAFAAEFPLEGMTYAALRYSSIPRGRIVQMDTDDAQAAPGVVLVMTYRNAPRLKPMPAFMTQPKAAGGDDLPIMQDDQVHWNGQPVALVLADTQEQADYAQSLIRIGYEEDSDAVTSLEAAKAKGSEPGVFQGEPLKLEINDAEAMLAAAPHRIDARYTTPRHNHNPIELHAATLAWEGDTLRIHDTVQAVAHEAWTIAHVFGIDEKQVHVTSPYVGGGFGSKTLWQHQVLAAAAARLAQRPVRIMLSREGVYRIVGGRTLTEQRVALGAQADGTLDALIHTGTVAMTPHNNMPEPFILPAKSAYASRSFLLDVETVKMNMTANTFMRAPGEAVGTFGLESAIDELAHAMGMDPIDLRIANEPDKDPTSGLPFSQRGIVDAWKAGRERFGWASRALPGARRDGDWLSGMGCATGTYPYYRMPGGAARITLTNAGRAKVSIAAHEMGMGTSTAQTQVIAERLGLTMDDIDFDYADSTLPGVVLAGGSQQTAAIGAAVIAAHHKLVGKLLQFAGNTSPLSGLLADEVGGRDGGLCALQDESRFESYVTLLARARQQELSVEAEAPMPFELQHWSMHSHSALFCEVRVNAIIGEIRVSRFLGSFDCGRIINAKTAASQFRGGIIMGLGLALMEETLFDERTGRVMNPSLADYHVPVHLDVPQIDIIWNDEADPHTPMGARGVGEIGITGVGAAVANAVFNATGKRIRDLPITLDKMIG, encoded by the coding sequence ATGCCTATCCTCAAGGACGCCATGCAGGCGGTGATGAAAAAGGCCATTGCTCTCGCCCCTGACAGCTTTATCCCCGGCGGCCGGCCTGATCCGCTGATCAATCACAAGCACGGTCTGATCGGTGCGTCGATTAGCCGGATCGATGGACCGTTGAAGGTGTCGGGCCGCGCAGCGTTCGCTGCGGAGTTTCCGCTGGAGGGAATGACTTACGCCGCGCTCAGGTACTCGTCCATTCCCCGTGGCCGCATCGTCCAGATGGACACCGATGATGCGCAGGCCGCGCCAGGTGTCGTACTGGTGATGACCTACCGTAACGCCCCGCGTCTGAAGCCGATGCCGGCATTCATGACGCAGCCTAAAGCGGCGGGCGGTGACGATCTGCCGATCATGCAGGATGACCAGGTTCACTGGAATGGCCAGCCCGTCGCGCTGGTCCTCGCCGACACGCAGGAGCAGGCCGACTATGCGCAGTCGCTGATCAGGATCGGCTACGAGGAGGATAGCGACGCCGTTACGTCGCTCGAGGCGGCGAAAGCGAAGGGTTCGGAGCCGGGCGTGTTTCAGGGCGAGCCGCTCAAGCTCGAAATCAACGATGCCGAGGCGATGCTGGCTGCTGCGCCGCACAGAATCGATGCTCGCTACACGACCCCGCGCCACAATCACAATCCGATCGAACTGCATGCGGCGACGCTCGCGTGGGAAGGCGACACGTTGCGTATCCACGATACGGTTCAGGCGGTCGCGCACGAAGCGTGGACCATCGCGCATGTTTTCGGCATCGACGAGAAGCAGGTGCATGTGACTTCGCCGTATGTCGGCGGAGGCTTTGGTTCCAAGACGCTGTGGCAGCATCAGGTGCTTGCGGCAGCGGCGGCGAGGCTCGCGCAGCGCCCCGTGCGGATCATGCTGTCGCGTGAGGGTGTTTACCGTATCGTCGGCGGTCGTACGCTCACGGAGCAGCGCGTCGCTTTGGGCGCTCAGGCCGACGGCACGCTGGATGCGCTGATCCACACGGGGACGGTCGCGATGACGCCGCACAACAACATGCCGGAGCCGTTCATCCTTCCGGCGAAGAGCGCCTATGCGTCCCGCAGTTTCCTGCTCGACGTGGAGACCGTCAAAATGAACATGACGGCCAACACGTTCATGCGTGCGCCCGGCGAGGCAGTTGGCACGTTCGGGCTCGAATCGGCGATCGATGAACTGGCCCACGCGATGGGCATGGACCCCATCGACTTACGTATCGCGAACGAGCCCGACAAGGACCCAACCTCGGGCCTGCCGTTTTCGCAGCGCGGTATCGTCGATGCATGGAAGGCAGGCCGTGAGCGATTCGGCTGGGCCTCGCGCGCGCTGCCAGGTGCGCGGCGCGACGGCGACTGGCTGTCCGGCATGGGCTGCGCCACGGGCACCTATCCTTACTACCGGATGCCGGGCGGCGCCGCGCGGATCACGCTGACGAACGCAGGTCGGGCGAAAGTCAGCATTGCTGCGCACGAAATGGGGATGGGGACCTCGACCGCCCAAACGCAGGTGATCGCCGAGCGTCTTGGCCTGACGATGGACGACATCGACTTCGACTACGCCGACTCCACGTTGCCGGGCGTCGTGCTCGCGGGGGGCTCGCAGCAGACTGCCGCGATAGGCGCGGCCGTGATCGCGGCGCATCACAAGCTGGTCGGCAAACTGCTGCAGTTCGCCGGCAATACGTCGCCGCTGTCCGGCCTGCTGGCGGACGAGGTGGGCGGCCGCGACGGCGGTCTCTGCGCGCTTCAGGACGAAAGCCGGTTCGAGAGCTACGTCACCTTATTGGCGCGGGCGAGGCAGCAGGAACTCAGTGTCGAGGCCGAGGCGCCGATGCCCTTCGAGTTGCAGCACTGGTCGATGCACAGCCACAGCGCGCTGTTCTGCGAGGTGCGGGTGAATGCGATTATCGGCGAGATTCGCGTGAGCCGCTTTCTCGGCTCGTTCGATTGCGGCCGGATCATCAATGCGAAAACTGCTGCGAGCCAGTTTCGCGGCGGGATCATCATGGGTCTCGGTCTCGCGCTGATGGAGGAGACCTTGTTCGACGAGAGAACGGGCCGCGTGATGAACCCATCGCTGGCGGACTATCACGTGCCGGTTCATCTTGACGTCCCGCAGATCGACATCATCTGGAACGACGAAGCGGACCCGCATACGCCGATGGGCGCGCGTGGCGTCGGTGAAATCGGCATCACGGGCGTGGGCGCCGCCGTTGCGAACGCGGTTTTCAATGCGACCGGCAAGCGCATTCGCGATTTGCCCATCACGTTGGACAAGATGATTGGCTAG
- a CDS encoding FAD binding domain-containing protein: protein MNPFTYERASDRQEALKLGAQPGAKYLGGGTNLVDLMRETIEHPVVLVDVTRLSCAIEATDDGGLRIGAGVRNTALASDRRVRESYPALSEAVLAGASAQIRNMATVGGNLLQRTRCGYFYDDAAHCNKREPGTGCDALEGFNRMHAILGASAACVATHPSDMAVALAALDAQVTVEGRHGERIIPLVDFHLLPGETPHRETVLDEGELITSVTLPAGLPGRSSYRKVRDRASYAFALISVAAVLDVQGGIVREVRIALGGVAHKPWRAAIAEAALKGAPATEAAFRAAAQAELASARGLRDNAFKIELAQRVITDMLVKLTALQETR, encoded by the coding sequence ATGAATCCATTCACCTACGAACGCGCTTCCGACCGGCAGGAAGCGCTTAAGCTCGGCGCGCAACCGGGCGCCAAATACCTCGGCGGCGGCACCAATCTGGTCGACCTGATGCGCGAAACCATCGAACATCCGGTGGTGCTCGTCGACGTCACGCGCCTGTCGTGCGCCATCGAGGCGACCGATGACGGCGGCCTGCGTATCGGCGCCGGGGTCAGGAACACTGCGCTGGCATCCGACCGGCGCGTGCGCGAGAGCTATCCGGCGTTATCGGAAGCTGTCCTGGCAGGGGCGTCGGCGCAAATCCGCAATATGGCGACGGTGGGCGGCAACCTCCTGCAGCGCACGCGTTGCGGCTATTTCTATGACGACGCCGCACACTGCAACAAACGCGAACCCGGCACGGGCTGCGACGCATTGGAAGGCTTCAATCGCATGCACGCGATTCTCGGCGCTTCCGCTGCCTGCGTTGCCACGCATCCGTCCGACATGGCTGTTGCACTTGCCGCCCTCGACGCACAAGTCACCGTCGAGGGCCGCCATGGCGAACGCATCATTCCGCTGGTCGATTTTCATCTGTTGCCCGGCGAAACGCCGCACAGGGAAACAGTACTCGACGAAGGCGAGTTGATCACCTCGGTGACTCTGCCGGCTGGTCTCCCGGGACGTTCCAGCTATCGCAAGGTGCGCGATCGGGCCTCATACGCGTTCGCGCTGATTTCGGTCGCGGCGGTTCTGGACGTGCAGGGCGGCATAGTGCGTGAAGTGCGGATCGCCCTGGGCGGCGTCGCTCACAAACCGTGGCGGGCCGCTATCGCGGAGGCGGCGCTCAAGGGCGCTCCGGCGACCGAAGCCGCTTTCCGCGCGGCCGCCCAGGCAGAACTCGCTTCCGCGCGAGGCCTGCGCGACAACGCGTTCAAGATCGAACTGGCCCAGCGCGTCATCACGGACATGCTGGTGAAGTTGACTGCTCTCCAGGAGACTCGCTGA
- a CDS encoding 2Fe-2S iron-sulfur cluster-binding protein, translating to MHFVINGSELELDFDPRTSLLDLLREQRHLFGAKKGCNQGACGACTVLVNGARINSCLALAVQHQDCEITTIEGLGEPGRLHPLQQAFVEHDGFQCGYCTPGQICSAVGMAEELKCGVPSYVSEDVAAESFSLTDTELRERMSGNLCRCGAYNGIVDAIQDTFGTSGSDPNKREAA from the coding sequence ATGCATTTCGTCATAAACGGCAGCGAGCTCGAACTCGATTTCGATCCGAGGACGTCGCTGCTCGATCTGCTGCGGGAGCAACGTCATCTGTTCGGCGCAAAAAAGGGCTGCAATCAAGGCGCTTGCGGCGCGTGCACCGTGCTGGTGAATGGAGCGCGCATCAACAGTTGCCTCGCGCTCGCCGTGCAGCATCAGGACTGCGAGATCACCACTATCGAAGGACTGGGCGAGCCGGGCAGACTGCATCCGTTGCAACAGGCATTCGTCGAGCACGACGGCTTCCAGTGCGGTTACTGCACACCCGGACAGATATGTTCGGCAGTCGGGATGGCCGAAGAGTTGAAGTGCGGCGTGCCGAGCTATGTCAGCGAAGACGTCGCGGCGGAAAGCTTCTCGCTGACCGACACAGAACTGCGCGAGCGAATGAGCGGCAACCTGTGCCGCTGCGGTGCGTACAACGGCATCGTCGATGCAATCCAGGACACTTTCGGCACGTCCGGCAGCGACCCCAACAAGCGCGAGGCCGCCTGA
- a CDS encoding class I SAM-dependent methyltransferase: MNIPLHANPDLWRQWLLCDRFAADHEHERQLRAEVARIADRVLDAAKLAPGTTLVDVGTGDGLLAFRAIARIGATLGVYLADVSPLLLEDCHAVATERNIADQCTFLQCSADDLKEIPDATVDAVTTRAVIAYLPDKAKVLREFHRILKPGGRISIAEPIRRDEAFETLALRKFIDAGPAVSDDRFFRLLHRWKATQLPDTEEDIAANPMTNFNERDLVRHALDSGFADIHMEFHIDVVRSLIRSWDLLLKSTPFPWAPPLGAFLEQACSDDDRMLFEKIFRPRVDSGQLFGPERTAYLSAIKPGK, encoded by the coding sequence ATGAACATTCCGCTGCACGCAAACCCCGACTTGTGGCGACAGTGGTTGCTATGCGACCGTTTTGCTGCCGACCATGAGCACGAGCGGCAATTGCGCGCGGAAGTCGCCAGAATTGCAGACCGCGTGCTGGATGCAGCGAAACTTGCGCCCGGTACAACGCTAGTGGATGTGGGAACCGGCGACGGCCTGCTGGCGTTTCGGGCAATTGCGCGAATTGGCGCAACTCTTGGCGTGTATCTAGCCGATGTTTCTCCACTGTTGCTGGAGGACTGCCATGCCGTTGCGACAGAACGAAACATTGCGGATCAATGCACGTTCCTTCAATGTTCCGCTGATGATCTGAAAGAGATACCGGATGCGACTGTCGATGCTGTCACCACGCGCGCGGTGATCGCCTATCTTCCAGATAAGGCGAAAGTACTGCGCGAGTTTCATCGCATATTGAAGCCCGGTGGCCGAATCTCCATCGCTGAGCCTATTCGCCGCGACGAGGCCTTCGAGACACTTGCCCTGCGCAAATTCATCGATGCAGGACCGGCGGTTTCGGACGATCGTTTTTTCCGGCTGCTGCATCGCTGGAAGGCTACCCAGCTTCCCGATACCGAAGAGGATATTGCCGCCAATCCGATGACCAACTTCAACGAGCGCGATCTGGTTCGTCATGCATTGGACAGCGGTTTCGCCGATATCCACATGGAGTTTCATATTGACGTTGTCCGTTCGCTGATCCGCTCGTGGGACCTTCTTCTGAAGAGCACGCCGTTTCCGTGGGCACCGCCGCTAGGGGCGTTTCTGGAACAGGCGTGTTCAGATGACGATCGCATGCTGTTCGAGAAAATATTCCGGCCTCGTGTCGATTCGGGTCAACTTTTCGGGCCGGAACGAACCGCTTATCTCAGCGCAATCAAGCCGGGAAAGTGA